A genomic stretch from uncultured Pseudodesulfovibrio sp. includes:
- a CDS encoding YciI family protein, with protein sequence MFIVSLTYICDLNEIDRFLDEHVAYLKEEYALGHFFISGRKNPRTGGIILAKTESREELDAILAKDPFHREKLAGYDIQEFTPTMAAAGLESLLE encoded by the coding sequence ATGTTTATTGTTTCGTTGACCTATATTTGTGATCTCAATGAAATCGACCGTTTTCTGGATGAACACGTTGCCTACCTCAAAGAGGAATACGCCCTCGGGCATTTCTTCATTTCCGGTCGCAAGAACCCCAGAACAGGCGGAATAATTCTTGCCAAAACCGAATCACGTGAAGAACTTGACGCGATCTTAGCAAAAGACCCATTCCACCGCGAAAAGCTGGCGGGATACGATATTCAGGAATTCACTCCGACCATGGCGGCTGCGGGGCTGGAAAGCCTGCTGGAATAA
- a CDS encoding protein kinase, with translation MWSALENAALRESLPSPLETAQSIHGILIAGQLDRGRYNLHHLGRRRSKPYLLKQFYSVNTDAFLRWQNEARFIPLPPTPGYAWPCEEWRGGLIMPFPEGIPLDEWLTQGAHPVQTRLEVAAMFADQLARLHKSGIAHRGLSPACLRIGEDTTVISDFGTARCEHWDDFWTDSIMTPGDAACASPEALKGEECGYGDDVYAFGAILHLLLSGRTAFSSIKRFLRPLFPGQVPPDALPESPDIPAPARELASACMSYLPSDRPFMDEAADLLARTCGSPKRDTEVISIPSTNTSTKSKRRVLAFISDDNRAVPLFNTVLHMADTEPCVFLLVGLIPCNLPSGHTERFKGNLFRKMSQGLTRCRGADLTWSLRVLESADPEKTAVELVRQYGPDLILLGDTEKKNKRTMRRGFHAHLAAEGIRLHSVR, from the coding sequence ATGTGGAGCGCACTGGAAAACGCTGCTCTTCGAGAGAGCCTCCCTTCTCCGCTCGAAACGGCACAGTCCATTCATGGCATCCTCATAGCCGGACAACTGGACCGAGGCCGGTACAACCTGCATCATCTCGGCAGACGCCGCTCAAAACCATACCTTCTCAAGCAATTCTACAGCGTCAACACCGATGCCTTCCTGCGCTGGCAGAATGAGGCCCGATTCATCCCCCTGCCTCCGACCCCGGGATACGCATGGCCTTGTGAAGAGTGGCGCGGCGGCCTCATCATGCCGTTTCCCGAAGGCATTCCGCTCGACGAGTGGCTCACACAGGGCGCACACCCCGTGCAGACCCGACTCGAAGTCGCGGCCATGTTTGCCGATCAACTGGCACGGCTCCACAAATCCGGCATCGCACACAGAGGGCTCTCCCCCGCGTGTCTACGCATAGGAGAAGACACCACGGTCATATCGGATTTCGGAACCGCACGGTGTGAACATTGGGACGATTTCTGGACAGACTCCATCATGACCCCAGGGGACGCTGCCTGTGCTTCACCGGAAGCCCTGAAAGGCGAGGAATGCGGATACGGTGACGATGTTTACGCCTTTGGAGCAATCCTTCATCTCCTTCTCTCAGGCAGGACGGCGTTCAGTTCCATCAAGCGTTTTCTGCGTCCGCTGTTCCCCGGACAGGTCCCGCCGGATGCACTGCCGGAATCACCCGATATTCCTGCCCCGGCCCGAGAACTCGCGTCGGCCTGCATGTCGTATCTCCCGTCAGACAGACCTTTCATGGATGAAGCAGCCGACCTCCTGGCCCGGACGTGTGGCAGCCCGAAGCGTGACACTGAAGTCATCTCCATTCCCTCGACAAATACATCGACCAAAAGCAAAAGAAGAGTGCTGGCCTTTATCAGCGATGACAATCGGGCCGTCCCGCTTTTTAACACGGTCCTGCACATGGCCGACACCGAGCCATGCGTTTTCCTCTTGGTCGGACTGATCCCCTGCAACCTGCCAAGTGGTCACACGGAACGTTTCAAAGGGAATCTGTTCAGAAAAATGAGCCAGGGGTTGACGCGATGCAGAGGCGCGGACCTGACATGGAGCCTGCGCGTTCTGGAAAGTGCGGACCCGGAAAAGACAGCCGTGGAACTCGTCAGACAGTACGGCCCTGACCTGATCCTCCTCGGCGATACCGAGAAAAAAAACAAACGGACCATGCGACGCGGCTTTCACGCACATCTTGCGGCTGAAGGCATCCGCCTGCACTCCGTACGGTGA